From Vitis vinifera cultivar Pinot Noir 40024 chromosome 14, ASM3070453v1, a single genomic window includes:
- the LOC100242241 gene encoding probable prolyl 4-hydroxylase 6, which produces MNFQEFLSFLLVFLLFFPHSSLQFPGWVGEKKTGGSVLGLKPRGFASGFDPTRVTQLSWRPRAFLYKGFLSEEECDHLITLAKDKLEKSMVADNESGKSIMSEVRTSSGMFLLKAQDEIVADIEARIAAWTFLPVENGESIQILHYENGEKYEPHFDYFHDKVNQLLGGHRIATVLMYLATVEEGGETVFPNSEGRFSQPKDDSWSDCAKKGYAVNPKKGDALLFFSLHPDATTDPSSLHGSCPVIAGEKWSATKWIHVRSFDKPSKRGAQGECVDEDEHCPKWAAVGECEKNPVYMVGSENSDGFCRKSCGVCSS; this is translated from the exons ATGAATTTTCAGGAGTTTCTCTCATTTTTGCtggtttttcttctcttttttcctcATTCTTCTCTGCAATTTCCAGGATGGGTTGGAGAAAAGAAAAC GGGTGGATCGGTACTTGGGTTGAAGCCACGTGGTTTTGCTTCTGGGTTTGATCCTACTCGAGTGACCCAACTCTCTTGGCGTCCcag GGCTTTCTTGTACAAGGGATTTTTATCAGAAGAAGAGTGTGATCATCTCATTACACTG GCTAAGGATAAATTGGAGAAGTCAATGGTAGCTGACAATGAATCGGGTAAGAGTATAATGAGTGAGGTTCGAACAAGCTCTGGCATGTTCCTTCTAAAGGCCCAG GATGAAATAGTTGCCGATATCGAGGCAAGGATTGCTGCTTGGACCTTTCTCCCAGTAG AAAATGGCGAGTCCATTCAAATACTGCACTATGAGAATGGTGAAAAGTATGAGCCGcattttgattattttcatGACAAGGTTAATCAACTACTTGGTGGTCATCGAATTGCCACTGTACTGATGTATTTAGCTACTGTGGAGGAGGGTGGGGAAACAGTTTTTCCCAATTCAGAG GGAAGATTTTCTCAACCAAAGGATGATAGCTGGTCTGATTGTGCTAAAAAGGGTTATGCAG TGAACCCCAAGAAAGGTGATGCCTTGCTGTTCTTCAGTCTGCATCCTGATGCAACCACAGACCCAAGCAGCTTACATGGAAGTTGCCCTGTTATTGCGGGTGAGAAGTGGTCTGCAACCAAGTGGATCCATGTGAGGTCTTTTGATAAACCTTCGAAGCGCGGAGCACAAGGGGAATGTGTGGATGAGGATGAGCACTGCCCTAAATGGGCTGCGGTAGGTGAGTGTGAAAAAAACCCTGTTTATATGGTGGGCTCTGAGAATTCAGATGGCTTTTGTCGAAAGAGTTGTGGAGTGTGCTCATCGTAG
- the LOC100249216 gene encoding transcription factor MYB35: protein MKLSAIASPLHQPILHPLQPPSTPSLAMVRPPCCDKLNVKRGLWTAEEDAKILAYVSKHGIGNWTLVPKKAGLNRCGKSCRLRWTNYLRPDLKHDSFTPQEEDLIVNLHKAIGSRWSLIAKELPGRTDNDVKNYWNTKLRKKLTKMGIDPVTHKPFSQILTDYGNISGLPNTATRMGSFSRGLNNASVSVSGLSYTNMNDLKPLVEQFQVLNQETVQPHFFSEVPSSSSSSSSCSNVTQLSSPQSFPCQPSQAQFTPSSPFSWNDFLLGDPFLPTDLQQQEECDPRGTFSSTSPSLVTQNEFPYCKFNGLGYKDSNAFQYGATTGDDMGNSHKASSSPASSFVESILDRDSEMRAKLPELLGESFDYLSI from the exons ATGAAGCTCTCTGCAATTGCATCACCATTACATCAACCAATACTTCACCCCCTCCAGCCTCCTTCGACCCCATCTCTGGCAATGGTGAGACCTCCTTGTTGTGACAAATTGAACGTCAAGAGGGGCCTCTGGACAGCCGAGGAAGATGCAAAGATACTGGCATATGTATCCAAACATGGAATTGGTAACTGGACACTGGTCCCCAAGAAAGCAG GACTCAATAGATGTGGAAAGAGTTGTAGGCTAAGGTGGACTAACTACCTGAGGCCTGACCTCAAGCATGACAGCTTCACACCCCAAGAAGAAGACCTTATTGTTAACCTACACAAAGCTATAGGTAGCCG GTGGTCTTTGATTGCAAAGGAATTGCCTGGAAGAACAGACAATGATGTGAAAAACTACTGGAATACTAAGCTGAGGAAGAAGCTCACGAAGATGGGCATTGATCCTGTAACCCATAAGCCCTTTTCCCAAATCCTTACTGACTATGGCAACATCAGTGGTCTCCCCAACACCGCAACACGAATGGGGTCCTTCAGTAGGGGCCTGAACAACGCATCAGTATCAGTGTCAGGACTTTCATACACCAACATGAATGACCTTAAGCCATTGGTAGAGCAATTCCAGGTTCTCAACCAAGAAACTGTCCAACCACATTTCTTCAGTGAAGTCCCCTCGTCTTCATCCtcatcttcttcttgttctaACGTCACCCAACTGAGCTCACCCCAATCCTTCCCTTGCCAACCATCTCAGGCTCAGTTTACACCATCTTCTCCCTTCAGCTGGAATGACTTTCTTCTCGGAGACCCTTTTCTTCCCACTGATTTGCAGCAACAAGAAGAGTGTGATCCCCGGGGGACCTTCTCATCAACTAGCCCTTCACTTGTAACACAAAATGAGTTCCCCTACTGCAAGTTTAATGGACTTGGATACAAGGATTCCAACGCATTTCAGTATGGTGCAACTACTGGAGATGACATGGGAAACTCCCACAAAGCTTCTTCATCTCCTGCAAGTTCATTTGTTGAATCCATCTTGGACCGAGACAGCGAGATGCGTGCCAAATTGCCCGAACTTTTGGGTGAATCCTTTGATTACTTGAGTATCTAA
- the LOC100266380 gene encoding uncharacterized protein LOC100266380 has protein sequence MGGCGSRPEGSGRRGGGLGLSKKNRKRIRVIKRRFLLRKLDKVGDSRTPDGSSANPTFQVCAEEVWFDPVMVFESDLDDDFYSIQEDVFSPTNPARASISSISSPRACTHKNYNAFVPCIPPSDQQLKAKEPIVENSEEYVVGEVSKNGGTLFLASKDADSVLKSDDPQNEVKKPVFLDEISIVCVDESGKENETGVLDNCGLLPNNCLPCLASAVSSVDKRRSLSPSHPIARRKPSLKLSFKRREGHATPPLFSPKALLQRPLAGSQIPFCPPGKKMSDSWSTLEPSTFKVRGPNYLRDKKKDFAPNYAAFYPFGFDVFLSPRKINHIARFVELPAVNSSGILPPILVVNLQIPLYPASIFQSENDGEGMSFVLYFKLSESFSKELPLHFQENIRRLIDDEVERVRGFAVDTIAPFRERLKILGRLVNMEDLHLSAAERKLMNAYNEKPVLSRPQHEFYLGENYFEIDLDMHRFSYISRKGFEAFQDRLKHCILDFGLTIQGNKAEDLPENILCCMRLNEIDYANHNQLGC, from the exons ATGGGAGGTTGCGGTTCGAGGCCGGAGGGGAGTGGAAGAAGAGGTGGTGGATTGGGGCTGTCGAAGAAGAATCGGAAGCGAATAAGGGTAATCAAGAGGCGGTTTTTGCTTAGGAAGCTCGACAAGGTCGGTGATTCTCGCACGCCCGATGGTTCTTCCGCAAATCCGACTTTTCAAG TATGCGCGGAGGAGGTGTGGTTCGATCCAGTCATGGTTTTTGAGTCTGACTTGGATGATGATTTTTATAGCATTCAGGAGG ATGTCTTCTCTCCCACTAATCCCGCACGTGCATCTATATCAAGTATTTCATCCCCAAGAGCTTGTACACACAAAAACTACAATGCCTTTGTTCCTTGCATCCCTCCCTCTGACCAGCAACTAAAAGCAAAGGAACCGATAGTCGAAAATTCAGAAGAGTATGTTGTTGGAGAGGTTTCCAAGAATGGAGGCACCCTGTTTTTGGCATCTAAAGATGCTGATTCGGTGTTAAAATCTGATGATCCTCAGAATGAGGTGAAGAAGCCAGTCTTCCTAGATGAAATATCTATAGTCTGCGTGGATGAAAGtggcaaagaaaatgaaacaggGGTGTTGGACAATTGTGGACTTCTTCCAAATAACTGTTTGCCTTGTCTTGCGTCGGCTGTCTCCTCGGTTGACAAAAGAAGATCACTAAGTCCCAGCCACCCTATTGCAAGGAGAAAACCATCTCTGAAACTTTCCTTTAAACGGAGAGAAGGTCATGCTACTCCCCCATTAT TTTCGCCCAAGGCACTTCTGCAAAGACCTTTAGCCGGTTCACAAATTCCATTCTGCCCACCAGGGAAGAAAATGTCTGATTCTTGGTCAACTCTTGAGCCAAGCACTTTCAAAGTTCGGGGACCGAACTATCTTAG GgataaaaagaaagattttgCTCCAAATTATGCTGCATTTTATCCTTTTGGCTTTGATGTCTTCTTGTCACCACGGAAAATCAATCATATTGCTCGTTTTGTGGAACTTCCTGCTGTAAATTCATCAGGAATACTTCCTCCTATTCTTGTTGTAAATCTTCAG ATACCATTGTATCCTGCCTCGATCTTCCAAAGTGAAAATGATGGAGAAGGAATGAGTTTTGTGTTGTACTTCAAGCTATCTGAAAGTTTCTCTAAAGAACTTCCACTTCATTTCCAAGAAAATATCAGA AGGTTAATTGATGATGAAGTAGAGAGGGTAAGAGGTTTTGCTGTCGATACAATTGCACCATTTAGGGAAAGACTAAAGATATTGGGCCGACTAGTAAATATGGAGGATCTTCATTTGAGTGCAGCTGAGAGGAAGCTAATGAATGCCTACAATGAAAAGCCTGTTCTATCACGTCCTCAACATGAGTTTTACTTG GGGGAAAATTATTTCGAGATTGATTTGGACATGCACAGATTCAGTTACATCTCTAGGAAAGGTTTTGAAGCATTTCAAGACAGATTGAAGCACTGCATCTTAGACTTTGGCCTGACCATTCAG GGAAACAAGGCAGAAGACTTGCCAGAAAATATATTATGTTGCATGCGATTGAATGAGATTGACTACGCTAACCACAACCAACTCGGTTGTTGA